The Erigeron canadensis isolate Cc75 chromosome 1, C_canadensis_v1, whole genome shotgun sequence genome segment TTAGGTTAATGTTTAAGGACATGAATGACATTAATCCGCGTGAAATCATAGTTCAATAGGTGTTTACTTGAAAAATTGACCTATTACCGGTCTTCAGTATAAATTTCACAATCTCCATATAAATCAAACGATTAACAAGTACATTTAAATCGGCCACTTAGTTGGTGCAATGAATTGTATACATTGTTTGCCTCCAATATATATTGGCTTACCGATAAGTATGTCAGAAGTTAATGTTGACTTAATCATAACACAAATGTTTCTCTGAACCCATTAGGATCAGCAATGAAATGCTCAATAAGGTTCCTACAGATCTTCTTAAGTCGATCTTCCACTCTCAATCCTACTTGAGAAGCTAACCAGTCTACATATCCAAACTGTCATTAAAATGAGAAGTTCTTAACTTTGAGAACATGGTTTGTTTTACCATTAATTATATTCAAAGGAAGAAGAAAGTGACTAATAACCTTCGGCGACAATATTACTAAAAAGATACAAGGCAGCGTATATAATAACCCAAATGTATACCTGGAAACTTAGTGAATGAGTGTAGTGCATGGGGATCCCATTTTCCATCATTTCGTGGTAGTATTTATCAACATCAGCCAGCATCTCGTCTCGTGGTGGCAACAATATCTTCGCAGACAACACGAGTGCAACCCACTTTGATTGCAACTCAAATAATTGAAATAGAACCCCTTGATCTttagaaaaataacaaaaatgggaaataatttaaggttaCATTTACTTCTTTAGATGTATCATAGATACTTGATCTGGAACTAAATTACTGAGCTAAATGAATGACATACTATAGGTTATTCCAACAAAAGAGAGTCGGGGAGCGAGTTGAGGAGAGAACACATGTTTGTATAGAGGCCCAACACGATTGTCGTCAACATGTACCATGTTGTTTGTTCTTAGAAAGGGAAAATGGAACTTATACCTAATAAATACCAAATCAAAACATGGATATTAAATGGAAAAGAGTAAATTTTCTAGTTCAGAGTCCATACCCAGTGCAATGTAAGATAGCATCCGCTTGAACAGAATCTTCATCTTGGAACACCACCGTTCCATCATCAATAACTTGATATATCTATTATAAAtgtcaaatatttaaaagtttacaTGTTCAATAATTTGATAATGCTTATTGTGTAAGTGCTGAATTAAGtaaaaatacaaatgaaaaGATACCTTTTGATGCTGCCACATATTTGTGTAACCATCCCACATCGAGACCTTGACGTTTGAAGATCTTGACGAAAGATGAACCTCTTTGGCAACTGTTGCTATTTCTCGAGATATATCAAGCGCACTAGGCCCGCTACCAATCACAACCACTATCTATTATTATGTAAAGTAAGTACTTTAGCCGGTAAAGTGGACGGAAGGTCATAAATTCACGAGTTAAAAAAGATTGTCCTGCAAACTTTCTGGTTAAATTTTCTTACAAATAACTAATGTATTAGATTTGACTaataacaacatcattatagcCTTATAGGAAACCTTTAGAATTGTAAACTAAAACAGTTTAACATGTCGTAAGCATTAGCATACACTTCTATGGTGTTTGGCCCAATTGATCAGTTTCGGGTAACTAGATACTAAATCATTATAAACCATTACCAAATGAACCAATTCACATATGAAGTTGTCAGAATTTCACATCCAGTAATACAATTCCATATGAAATATAAACTTATATGTATGTACAAACTTGATCTCGATAAGGTTCAGGAACACGATAGTTGTGGCTATGAACTTGTTTCCCGGACCATTTCTTAATACCTGCCTCCATTTTATGCAAAAATAAATTCTTATGAATAATAACCATACATGATATATAAAACTGGTTTTGCTAACTTGTGCCCCGCACATTATGGTTTtgaactcaaaaaaaaaaaaaatattaaaatgtaacTTTATAAAAAACTAAGAAATACGGGCTTCATTACACAAACCATAATCGAGAAACAAATtagcaaaacataaaaatgtgaaataaTAGATGTTACTATTAATTACTATACCAGGAATATCATTGGCAAGTCGAGGTTCGGTATGGTGACCATTACAAACAACCACCGCATCAAACAGCTCTTCCTCAACCGAACCAACCTCAATCATTTGCCACTCCACCGCATATCCGTTATCCTTTGGCTCAACTCGGATAACTTCCGAGCTAAACCGAATAACCCCAGTAACTCCAAATTTGTCAGCAAAATCCTGAACAAACATTAAAACCTCTTGATGGCCAGGGAACAACCTGGGATCACCGTATGTTTTGTCTTCGAAGGAGAAATCCGAGAAGCTCATTAGTGGGCGTGGCAGATTTGTACGCAGAGATGAGTAGATGCTGCTGTGAACAATGGATCGGTTTGGGTCGAGGTGATGAACATTATTGTTGTCTGACTCAAACTGGGGGTCGTAGACCCAGGTTCCACCGACTTTGCTTGATTTTTCAAAGACACTGACTCGGTGGTTCTCTCTGAGAAGCTCACGGGCAGTGACCAGCCCGGAGATGCCGGCTCCAATTACGGCAACGTTAAGAGAATCTGGCATGGTTGTTTGGGCGGAGTAAGTTAGGTGCAATGCAATGGGGTTGAAAATGTCGGAATTGTATCACTCTTTCTAAATAGATTTGTTTTCTTTGGATACAGAAACAAAACTAGAATTATTGTATGAAAAAAAGagaatttcaaattttattttctacTTCTATTTATATGTTACAATAATAATCACGATACTCTATCTATATAAAGTTTGAGAGATCAAATCTGAATCGGACactattttatgtttaaaacactacaaataatattataattatctaCTCGTGAATATACTATAAAAGTTTGTCATTTTTATGGGTGTAAAATGATAATAAaccaaaaaagtaaaaaaatctATCAAacattaaaagtgtaaacttttaACTATCCATAATTTTAAGTGtgcatttttatatataaattgtcaCACCATATTTGTCTATACCAAAGTATTTTAATCAGTGTGGACAAAAGTGGTgtgacaaattaaatatgaaaggcCATATTATAATTGTGTTATttcaaaagttcacatttttaacgtaaatatattttaacacACTTTTGGATCAATATAATTTTGCACATAAAAGTtgataaataaaagtttacttgtACTAACCAAAAGTGTAGATAATCCAAAAGTGTAGATAATTATATGTAGGAGATAGTAATACATGTACATACACCAAAATCAATAAGTTTTCAAGCAAggatattaattgatatataagctaaaatACACAACCCATTGAATAAAGAAAAACTTCATAATCGcgaatgaagaaaaaaaaacttaataaatcaATCATTATGGGGTGGTTATTATTGcgattacaaaataaattttgcgttttcaaaatacatTATGCGTTTTCAGAACTGAGTTTTGAAAAAGTATGTATGTACATACTTCTTCTAAACTGTATTTTCGtagcaaataatcacttttcatacaaacatttttttagattatttatgttttacagacgtaataatcagataatcactttaaaatgaaatcccaaacaccctctataTTTGGCATGATACGAGTTATGTTACCCGGGCGTTGTCTCGAGAGTTATTAcgatattttaaaccataatcaAAATCTTCTTTCATGATAAAACAAGatctcaaaaaaatatatatatacctacgTTTCCAAACAAAACCCGAATAAAAGTTTTTTCACCTATCGTTCGTCTTTCTTATTTCTtctttcttattcttatttttatttcttgaaATGATCTTAATCTTTTCtatgaatatgaaataaaacaataatttttatgaagataaaatatttattttgaatCCTTCTTCATCTGAATTGATGTTGTACACATAATCGAAGGTATATTTTCACACACCATATGGATTTGGATTTGTGGCTATCAAAGGCCAAAGAAAGCCAGCATTTGTCGGAAGTTAAATTGCAGGTTCAATGCGGATATGTGAGTCTATctatataatttacttttatggAAGTTGATCTTGTCACTCTGTTGCAATCATAGTTGTATGTGGCAAACATAATCCTggtaaaatattgaaaattaaaagtatatataactataaaataaTAGGGAAAGACTAACAATACCAGCTCGTCCATATGGACCATATAAATGCTTGCAACCATGTCAAGGTTGTTGATGTATGTCTGCTTCCGCAATCTTAGAATTTTCAGTTTTATCTTCCATGGTTTCTCCGTCTCAAAGTTCACAACATTAAAAGGCGTTATGGTCATACTTACActataattttacaaaaaaaaaaatacacaaaccCCTTcattaccccccccccccccatgagGCCGGCCCCCTTCACACACACTCcacattttgaatttttacTTCTTCCAACTCActcttgaaactcacacaaaacacacttcTCACACTTTACACATACTAGCCTTCATTCTCTCTCAAAGAAACTCTTCTCCTCTCCCTTTTCTCTTCTAAATTTCGGCAGCCATATACCAAGAAAGAGGGGagaaaaatcaacttaaacttgtaataataataagggtttaggttaGATTAAGTAAGAGTTACATTAAGCTACAAAGtaagggttgtttcaaggtTTGAATAAGGGTTTATTGGAGGTTAAAGGTCACAAAAATCTGCACCATTTTCATCaccaaaaagtgttcttcaagagtatatatcttcatctctttactagtttaatcttgttcttgtttatattaaaaaggttttatcaaaaggttatgttttctttatgtttccTCTTGAATAtgcacttgatgagggcaaagttaataggatctttctttctaTGCTCATGCAtattgaatccatgaagaaagatccaaggatttaactaatttaagacccaaaagtgttgttatggattaaatagcttttaaagtagtttttcctttgaaagatggtcatgtttttatatattttgaagtatGAGTTTCTGAAAATTTGATAAAGATATGGACTTTTGTTGTTGGAAAGTTAGACCTATAAAAGTTGGCATGAAAAGTGTTGAGATATGTTGATAGTTGTAAGATAATCTTTTTGCATGAAATGATggacatgttttatataatttttatgtccatatttctggaaaatttctggaattttcatgagagtatgtttttatattgatgggttatagatggataaagatttattgttaaaaagttgagataattgcatgtttgttagatttaagaaagttgaatcttttgttggtttataagatgaagctaggcttgtcataagtgaaaaatatgttaatcttgatgttaaatattctggaaaaatttacaaaatgtcaaggatataaagcttgaatcaaaacttgttaaaatatgcttgaaatcgtaaaccgaaagcttgcaaaaatgcatttttagcacacacatgcaccataatcttTTGAGCAAGAAAATATGATAAACCTACTGGAAATTATgtgtttcaaaagtataaaagtcaagtcatttAATACATGGCAAtaacaagctcaaaaatcaccttttcgggtcaaataatcactaaccgaaagcacaaaattacacatatcacatCACCACCACTCTCACGACTTGaaccatcaaaatatgatgtaCTTTCTGGACAAAATGGAACAAGAGAAAAAATCCTTTTTGAAGTACCTAaattgcttaagaaatgaggcttaaaacgttatttcggtaaacgatttttgtgcttaaaagtcctcaaattacaaagacacaagagaggttgaattgatataaatttttattgatataatttgcCTAAAAGTcctgggatttttggacaaaagcttttgtggtgatttgtaagaatttctatgatttaatgaattaaaatggtaattaaaaggtatataaattaattaataaattgtataaattaagaatCTGATCATAATTACATAACCAATGTTAAAAGAGACCAAAACCTACTtgggaaaaataattataagcaaagaaacaagaactatacaatttaaaagtaaattattaagtaaaaatcactaattaatcattattagtaaataaataggaataatgcacaaataaatgtataaatcataatattacaaataaaaaggcttaaaGATCAGTAAGTAATccatatataattatctatgaattttagagataatttaagaacttaaaaataattataaggaattatttaactaataaatcaataaaataaataaataattataaatcagtaaaagatatcaacattaatattataagaacacaaatgtcaaatgttgttattaaacaaagtatgcaatggaaaatatatataaaacaaagttaaactaccaaAATTTCAATAAACGTACAAAAATCGTATAAATGACCCTTATCACCAAATACTTTCCAACCAAAGGagatgaacaacataatgtacttgaatttcaaaattaaacaacaaccaaagatgggcaagtctactagcgtacatctcatgatctacttactagttcatgcaacacacacttacgttgtgtatatttgaataccatggtttaggcttgcttaagGGGCGACACCACTAGGCACTCTCCACGCTTTCGAACAGCCCTCTATCGCTCTCAAAACATGGTAATTAAAATTGTTATCTTTTACGAAAATAATACTTTGAAAGAATGTTTATGAAATGGAATTTAtgatgtatgttcaatgtgatatatgttatatgatgagcttgagtactgtcaaagtctagtccccactacactactattaactcattgaggcctgtagttagagagttgcgcaactaggattcgtcccctcactcacaTCAGCGGCGACAGGTTGTTTGGCCGCCTACGTGGCCGGCTTCAACGGTGTCGGTCgtggggtgctctaatctactttatatatagtcgtctccatggcacgacttcttaattattaattattgcacatgattgacagcatgtgcctttacatcataatttttcggggcaagttattattatcattattttgtacgtgaaagggtcttagtagtgactcaagcatttactcatcaaattatgcctttggctgAAAGTTATTGAAATCAATTATGGTTGGACATTGtgttttgaacatacggtttgggtatgagtATTATGAATGAACTCTTGAAAGTTTTATGGCATATTATCCTTGAATGTTGTTGGAATATAAATATGTTGTTAGtataaacctatgaactcactcaactcttgtagttgacactttttcttcatgcttttcaggtttagagcattaGGTTCGTAGCATGGACCGCCTCTTGGATTTGTGTTGCTTGTTATTCGGTGGACTTGTAATGCGGAcagtttgtttttcattatggattatggttatgtaatggattctaAAACGTCATTTTGAACTTATTGTCTTTTGATTTCGAATGATATTTGAAACTTAATGTtaatgttttatctttaaatcttttgtaccatgtcatTCTGTGGCACTTCGTGTTTCcaccttagtcggggtgttacataagaTCCGTATATAGAGTTGTTGAATGTTGATaagatttattttaaaaaactaatacaCGTACACTTATTACATATTTCAAAGTTGAATCCCTAAAAAATTGAAATAGAAATATCTATCTTATGGTTTAAATCCCAATGTAAtcgtttattttaaaaactatgtatctagcatggtacccgcataatgcggcggtggttgtgggcggcaacggtgtggtggtgggggcgactgttggtggtggaggcgacgtTGAGTGGGTAGATAATTgataggtaattgatgtaaaaagttaatggagatattttggataaatgactgatattgtaatttaatcattaatgttattttaaataattttcccataacttttaaaaagagtgttgttttttttttattaaatagtctaatagtatagattaggtgtatagggaaattaggattaaaataagggtattttgggtataaaaaagtgcTGAATTTTCTAAAACATAAGAGTTTAATATGTTTGATCAGGGTTATAGATATGTTAAGTCAATATGAAAATacgaaaataatttaaaaaaaaaaatctaacccACATTCAAACTTTTTGATAAATTCCATTAAGAACCTTTTGTTAAACGAATCTATACCTGTTTGAAAATTTCTCTAAATGGCATCCACAACTTTGTAGCCGTGATTATTTATCATATACATTCAATTTTAAACCGTGATTATTCTTTTCtgtcatatataaaaatttccAGATAGTTATCCATATTATCTTCTAAATTACtgcatttatattattaaacaatCAATTTTTGGATGAACATCAAAATTAAGAAGAAACTAAGATTCAAAATATTTGACGTGTCTTTAAAATCAATGTATAAGAACCATCAACATAACATAATATTATGTGTAAAAAAAATGGGGAGTCAAATGGTGTTATTGTCTGCAAAAATTTTCATTCCATTAAATTCGtgtatgttaaaaatatattaatcgaTTAATGTATGTGTTATAGAAAGAGATTGGGGTTAGAATCAGGGAATCATGAATTTTGAATCAGGTataaaaataagggtttatgaATTCTTAATTTGGGATTTTGATGTAAATGTATATTTGTCTACCAGATTGGTGTCCGCACAAAGCAGCGGTGATGATGGTGTGAAaattaacgtaaaagtaatttcattgtgGTCGGAGATGTGATCAATTGTTGCGGTGTGATATGAAAGGGAAGGAGGGGGTGAATTTTTAGTTAggtttttgctatgtgtttttgtgtgagagagagataaaggttgaattttttttaaatgcattttagtcacagtctataaaatgaaaataagaatgttttaagatggagggtaaatgtgtcatttcaagttcttaaaattaaggaggggggaagtttgttttataaggaaGTATAAATAAACCTCACGtgaatatatgttttgtttagtAGTCAACTAATGACATCTCTAAATCCCCTTTTTTAATCAGATTAATGTACTAGAGAGTTTTAATAGTGCGAAGTCAGCTTtttttttagctatttttttgCTTAGTACTTGAGTTTTATATAGAAAGAAGATTTGTATAGATTGATTCAAGTATGTTGATCTCAgacaaaaatattacaattgTTTAAGTGTAatgatatatagaaaattttattaatactttCTTGATCATGTCCGGGTAATCATTGGAATTGATTAGCTAATAGatagatattaaaaaataaatgcaaatatattTGAGACATAAATGTTACAATTGTTTAAGTGTAatgatatatagaaaattttattaatactttCTTGATCATGTCCGGGTAATTCGGAAATGATTAGCTAGTAGATAAACTAGATTAGTGCTTGCACAATATAGCATGACagcggtgtggttattaacgtacAAGTAATTTCATTGCGACCGGAGATGTGATAAATTTTTGCAGTGAGATGTGAAAGGGGTGAGGTGGGAGACGAATTGtaagttagggtttttgctatGTATTTCTACGTGAGGGAGAGATAGAGGCTTAATTTGTTTTAAGACCATTTTAGTCACAGTTTATAAGGATGTTTAAAATGGAAAGTAATTGGacatataaagtttttaaatttatggTGAAAAAGTACTTAGCTTGTTTTATAAGGAATTATCTGTACTTCCCTATTAAAGATAATAGGGTggtgttaaaaagtttataaaatttgaGACATGCGAATATACTTATTTGCCCTTAcacataattattttattactacTATCTGCATCTCCATTCTCGAATAATtaatgtcatattttttttctccacCCATATTTTATTAATACTATCTGCTTCTTTATTAATGCTTTTTGTGTCTCGGTCATCCTCTCATATACTTGTCTGTTTGGGTTCTAAAACTTCGACTTTTGAAACACTAATCAAGACATGAAACGTCCCGTTAATAGTATCTGTCGCAACGTATTGccttagatataaaaaaataggaaaatgataaattcttctaaaaaattaaaaataacctaaaaataTTAGAAGATGACATGTGTTATTTAGTAACTATGTTTTTTAATCTTGCCTCCTGATTTTGTAATATGTTTTCATATGGTTGTTAGGAGTGCCgtaaagattaatcattttcaaaaaaatatacgCAAAAATATATTTCTGTCGGCCGATCACATTCTTTCACCAACGAAAAAAACATCGAGAACAGGCTTCCCAACACGGACTGGTGAAAAGCAGCACACAGAGAAATAAAAAGTCTCATTTTCACTGTCCATGGCTAGGGTTCCAAGCAAGCACGACCGTGATCATTCTCCTTTGGTAAAattctttctctcctttttaCTTCAA includes the following:
- the LOC122605282 gene encoding flavin-containing monooxygenase FMO GS-OX5-like, with product MPDSLNVAVIGAGISGLVTARELLRENHRVSVFEKSSKVGGTWVYDPQFESDNNNVHHLDPNRSIVHSSIYSSLRTNLPRPLMSFSDFSFEDKTYGDPRLFPGHQEVLMFVQDFADKFGVTGVIRFSSEVIRVEPKDNGYAVEWQMIEVGSVEEELFDAVVVCNGHHTEPRLANDIPGIKKWSGKQVHSHNYRVPEPYRDQIVVVIGSGPSALDISREIATVAKEVHLSSRSSNVKVSMWDGYTNMWQHQKIYQVIDDGTVVFQDEDSVQADAILHCTGYKFHFPFLRTNNMVHVDDNRVGPLYKHVFSPQLAPRLSFVGITYNQGVLFQLFELQSKWVALVLSAKILLPPRDEMLADVDKYYHEMMENGIPMHYTHSLSFQFGYVDWLASQVGLRVEDRLKKICRNLIEHFIADPNGFRETFVL